TCAAAAGTACAAACGCAGTTCTATTTCTCTAAGCCGCATGCTGAAGCGATTCGCCCAGCGGTCTTGGCTGTGAATCCAAAACAAAGTTATGGCAGCACTTGGGCCCAAGGCGAAGTTCGCACTTATGTGGTGCGCTTGCAGACAGCTCCGCGGATGCCGGGCGAATTAGATCTCATTGGTCAAGTCAATTTGCCAAACGGTTCTCAGCGCCGTTTCATCCTCGATGTCGACGTCACAGTCCCTGTTTCGCCGACAATCAAAGATGCAGAGATGCAAGTTCTGCCGATCAAAGGCATGCCTCAGCGTGACCGCCTTGACTTCCTTCCGATTGACCAAAACTTGGATGGCCAACCAACAGGTCGCGATTACGTCGCCTACTCTGAAGACGGCAACAGCCGTGAGCTCTGGTTAGTGCGCCAAGAAAAAAATCAGTATCAAGTTCGTGGTACGACAAAAATCGATCTTGACGAGCCTGTCGGCGATCCAGATGCGTTCCGTGAGCAAGTGGCTGCCCGTCTCGACTGGGATGGCGATGGTCGCAGTGAATACGTGATCGGCTATTTGGACGAATCATCGGACGATGAAACAAAAACCAACATGCAGTTCTTCATCTTTGATCAAGACATGCACGTGGTGAAGAAGTTCAAATACACGAGTGAAAAAGCTTTGATCCCTTACGATATCTACTGGCACACAAGCCACGGCAAGAAATTCCCGGCGTGGGTTGGCGGCGGTAAAGATCCGCAGAAAAAACGCGGCCTCAAAGATCGTTGGGAAAATCCAGACAATATTGAAGGCAACAAAACCCGTTTCTACTACCTTGAGAACGAAACGACTTTGCGCAGCCTTGATGAGTACCAAGGTTACCGCTTCGTCGACGTGATCGAGGCCCGCCCAGATCAAATCCAGCGCGGTGCAGTTCCGGTCTTGCTTGCAAAGAACGAAGGAACAGAAGCCAAAGCTTCTTACCTCTATAAGTTCGCAGTGGCTGAAGTTCTTGACGGCCAAGTGATCAACTTCTCAGAAATGGGCAGCTTCGGTCAGGCCGGCAACTACCGCAACATCTTCGAAACCCGCGTCGATAAAGTGTACAACACATCTACCGACAACCGCGTATTCGCCGGTAACTTCTGGTTCGGTGAAGGTCTGCTTCGCGAGCAGCGTCTGTCGATCTTCGACAATAAGAACCTCGATATCATCGACAACACTCTGCAAGCTCAGAACACGCAAACGGACTCTGCACTGTGGGTGCGCGCGGCATTTGCCGGAGACAACCGAAACGGCGCCTTTGTGCTCACGAACAGCGAGATTCAGTATCACGATTTGGATCATCACCAGGTCGCATCGCATAGCATGGAGCGCTACACGTTCTATCCAGACATGCTCATGACGAACTTGTATTTCCCAGTGACTCTCGGAGATACGAAAAATCCGTCAACGCGCTTGCCGGCTCTCTTCACAACCGAGAGATCGGGCCTCAATCGCGGTGTCAAAATGCTTGTCCCAGTTTTTGCAAAGGATTCCAAGGTCATTGAAGTGGTGTCACCAGCGCGCTTGAGATTCGATACGGTCGGATGCACGCCG
The sequence above is drawn from the Bdellovibrionales bacterium genome and encodes:
- a CDS encoding S8 family serine peptidase, producing the protein MRYLKLLPLVTFAALSAHAADLFEKNQWGLHNDGTAQIIDLDPMHTYKVPARTGEDVDMPAPVQASKKILVAVLDTGIQKDHPDLKGIIHRNPTECAALEKFLACVQDGDRKACEKKWMDLKNPEVDQDHNGYPLDCEGWSLLGGKNAANIMGRPDFDDDQGHGTHVAGIIAAIAGNGIGVRGISNNVEILPVQVLGEQPSEPIKPYSVDIAPTEDNRTPPRSLGDSVARGVMYAIHSGAKVITFSMGWPAGQDSQIMRDTIAEAQRRGIIIVAAAGNDSTRALLRPCTYPGVICVGATGPDGALAHFSNFGSGVDIAAPGVNILSTFPESIRPVRFRSTLGYEYLSGTSQATPFVTGAVAEMLARGIPANEIMPRLVLGSRPLQQSLNLIENLIGGQKITVNTDAAPRYLLAGQLDVKKALAVSAQPLIVPATKEKIEIQWNRQASSIDVEVSLVNRWASVDASKVQTQFYFSKPHAEAIRPAVLAVNPKQSYGSTWAQGEVRTYVVRLQTAPRMPGELDLIGQVNLPNGSQRRFILDVDVTVPVSPTIKDAEMQVLPIKGMPQRDRLDFLPIDQNLDGQPTGRDYVAYSEDGNSRELWLVRQEKNQYQVRGTTKIDLDEPVGDPDAFREQVAARLDWDGDGRSEYVIGYLDESSDDETKTNMQFFIFDQDMHVVKKFKYTSEKALIPYDIYWHTSHGKKFPAWVGGGKDPQKKRGLKDRWENPDNIEGNKTRFYYLENETTLRSLDEYQGYRFVDVIEARPDQIQRGAVPVLLAKNEGTEAKASYLYKFAVAEVLDGQVINFSEMGSFGQAGNYRNIFETRVDKVYNTSTDNRVFAGNFWFGEGLLREQRLSIFDNKNLDIIDNTLQAQNTQTDSALWVRAAFAGDNRNGAFVLTNSEIQYHDLDHHQVASHSMERYTFYPDMLMTNLYFPVTLGDTKNPSTRLPALFTTERSGLNRGVKMLVPVFAKDSKVIEVVSPARLRFDTVGCTPLATPVFVGGATGHALDFHCKDTILRMPLTY